CTTGGCTTACGGCCAAAACAGATTCAACGCttgcagagccgtagcgtggaatcccggcgcccttggcgaaacatTCATTGAGCGCCCCTTTTCTACTAAGGTAAAAATGTACAATAGTTTACATTTggaaaacaatttaaatttcaGGAATTGTAGATTGCAGAAAATCCTCCTAAGAATGTTGGAATTTTCGTGATATTTTTTGACTATTCGCATAATATTCTGGGACCTTAGCAGAACCATGTTGAGAAATTTGAGAATAGTGAGGgggtgaaaataaaaaaaaatgatcgttacacattttataaatatttcttcaataatttctaAAAGCCCTCTGTAGTCTATGTACGTATATGGCCAAGGCAGTATGGATTGCCAAATATATACTTACGCAAATCAAAAAGAAAATGTATGTTTTCGTGAACCCTAGTTGAATCAACAAAATCTAACTCTGGAGTGAGATGGTCAATGGTAAGAGTCCTTGTCGGAGCTAATTGGATCACGAAAAGCCCTATGATCGAGATCCCGATCGGCCCTATTTGGATAAATTCTATGCTGGTCGATGATTTGAAGGAATATTACTGGACTTAGTTAAATCCAACTCTGACGTAAGTAGACCGATGGTAGGAATCACCAGAACCCTGCTTGTTACCCGTCTCTGGAATGGATTTGTTAATGGCCCAAATCACCATCGGACCTGCAAACAAACATTAGAAGCTGGTAAAGCGTTAAAATATTTAGTGTGAAATAGACTAATTCTTCAGCCAAAAAACTTGCCAAATCAGCTTAATTTGTTTGTTGAGACTAAGGTCAAGAAAAAATCTACTCTAAAGTATGTCCATGGTTTGGAAACACCATTGGACTTGTTAGTTCAATGATATTCAGCTAAAAAGTAGGTTGATCGATGATCGAAGTCGCTATTGGACCATCAAGAAAAACCCAACTCTTGAGTGGGTTGGTTGGTGACCGAAATCGACATTGGACCTATTCGAattaagtgagtgagtgagcctGTCGGTCAATTGGAGGCACTACTGGGCTATGTAAATTGTTGagtcaataaaatataattctAAACTGAGTTGGTTGATAGTCGGAGTCGTTATCAGAAGCAGCAGGACAAGGGAAAAATACAACTTTGGACCAATATCTGatagttttttttaggaaaaatcagtacTGAACACTGAGGACATTAAGATGATTCTCATGGTCTTTTTTCAGATCACATGAacattttctgaacaaaacaagCAAATTTATCTCAGAGATGAGCCAGtttctaacctggcaacaggttaaagcgatagccgggcaacgctcaggatggagatctttcaagtcggccctttgcaccaccggtgtacaggatccataaaaaaatgagcCAGTtttgggctgcaagcctctataataaaaacaataacaataatCTCGAGGTTACACAAAACCTATGCCGCTCATACTAGTTTTTTTCTGGTAGGTATTAGTTATTAGAGCAAaataattcttcagaatttggtTAACCAGCTGAAGCCCATGTAAGAATTTGCATAGAAAGCTGAgttatttcaaataatttaaattgaaagtAAATTATCCTCACTATTGCAGTACATCACGGTCCCTGGGTGATAGTGGAAAAATGGAACTCATCAGTGCAGGTATTACACTCAAATAATAATTTGAAGATGATACTTATGGATACTTTTTATCAAACTGGCCCCTTGTAACCGCTTCCGGAAGTCCCCGAGAAACCAGAATAGATATTGGGACTTCAAAGTTTTTCATATGACATGTTGAtgtgaaaataaagaaatattacTGTTTGCTCTACATTACTCAAAATATCTCTCCAATCGATCTTTGGACTTTAGTCCTATTTTTCGGCCCCTTAGTAAAATAcggttattttttattttggcgCCCCCCTAGAGGCAGGCGCCCTTGGCAGGAGCCAACCCagccaaccgcacgctacggtGCTGAACGCTTGCAAATGAATCATATTCAGTGCTGTGTGCATGTAAAATGCGACTAACTTGAAACAGCTCAAATGGTGGTTGAGCAACAATGATCGTCACAAGCTCGAGGTGAACGGGAAGCGGTACAAAGTGCGCCTTACGATGGATGACAACAGAGTGGAAATTAAAATACACGATCTGTCTGAAAACGTGACGAATACCGACATTACATCATACTTACAGCAGTATGGCGAAGTCTACAGTGTTAAGGAAGCTATATGGGGTAAAACTTTCGCTGgaagaggaattccttcaggtgtACGGGTTGTTCAAATGACATTGAAAGAACACCTGAAATCATATGTCACAATAAAAAGTGAACGAACTTACCTATCTTATAATTCGCAGCCGCCCACATGTCGGCAttgtacgaatttagttcataTCGGTAAAACTTGCGCCATGAACAAAAAGCTCTTGGCGCAAACTAGTTCCAACCAAGCAGCTATTTTGGATAACACACCCCCCAGTGGCCCTATTGTTCAAAAGAACGTAGGGAGCAAACATAAAATCGACCGTCAACTGCAGCAGCAACCAACGCTTCGACAACAGAAAACGAAACGTACAGCGGTGCAAAGCGACACGACAACTGCGAGATCGCCACCTAGGAAGAAAGTGAATAAAAAACCCGAACCACCCGCTATGGAACGACCCGTAGTAATGCAAAATGACCTTTCAACCGATGAAGCTGGAATGGAGACGTCAGAAGAAGAACCGGAGTACGATGAGAATCCTGAAAAATGGATTGATTGGCTTCAGAAAAAACAAGTTCGTGATAAAAGAAAACGATCAATAATGTTGAGAAATATTAAATGAATTGTAATTGATATTTAGATTTAATTCgatagagatgagccagcctagggctggaaatctctttaataaagataaaaaaaaggtaacatggcttagaaaccttcgGGTAAAAACTGAGGAAGTTCTGAATAAACattaagcagcgaggcggcaatgtcccagtgtggggatgtaatgccataaGTGTTTGTTATTGACCCTATCGGACATtacatttcggaattattgaaaaatcattgtttttttcgagattttttttaactgaaaTATGGATGCGGTGGATTTTCTTTTAAGTTCAAGAAGGATTACATTAGACATGGCTTGGAAATAAATATTAATTCTAAGTTATATCAAATGACTCATATTTTACATATAACATACGATGATACAACGAACAGATTAAGTGTTGTAGTCGGGAACGATAAGGATAAATTATACTTTTCTAATCACGGATTTCAACTGCACAGTAAAGTTTGTCAGAGAAATGGAATGTCGTCCCTATCGAAAATTTAAACATAACTTTCGAACATATCGACGAGTCGCTTGATCTCTCGTCTGTGGGCGCACAAATGCATGAAATACGGAACAATAATGTAACATTCAGGAAACGAGTGAATAAAGCATCAATTTTTACTTACATTCGCGCTGCCAGGGCTTCGGCCGGCTTTATCGCTTTCGATATCTCTTCCGCCTTGGCCATGATCGTGTACATGCACTTGATGTTGGCATCCATACAATCGGTCAGCTTGGTGACTGCGTTTTTGTAGATCTCCACGTTATCCGCTGTGATCGAGGAAATCGAATGCAGCACCGAGCAGAGGTTTTCGGTAAGATTGTCCACCGACGCGGCCAGGGCTTGCGCTTCCCGTTCGATTTCGTTCAGCACGTTGGGATCAATTTGGTGTAGATGGGGTGGCATCATAAACGGCTTCGGCATCAGACCGTAGGCGCTCGATCCGGGGCCACCCAATCCACCGGTAGCTGCCGATGGTGTACTCTGTCGAGAACCGCACGGATTGCTAGAATCCTTCCGCGTGACTGTCACTGGACTTGCTAGTTTGATTTTGTACTCGAGGTTTTCGGCAACAAAGTGTGTCATGTGTCCATCCACTCGGACTGTCCCTTCCAGATTGTAGGGGAAAGACGCATCTGGAATTAAAATAGTTGATTCATAGTTTACCACGATAGCGAGCATGACCAGGATTGACAAGAGACCCAAGAGGGCCTCTGCACTCTCACGAGGTTTTATTGATCTGATAAGTTGTCCAGGATCAATAAGAAACTTTGAAACTAGGTACTGCAATTTGGAGTGGTTAACAAAAAGATTTTGCTCAAGCCCTCATCCAATTCGGGCACATCTTCTAAGTCTGAGTCTGATTTGACAAAACAGAATTTGAACAATCTTTTTTCATGTTGATATATGAATAGCATTGCTTTTAGGAGCTTGAGATATGATTCTCGATTGAAGTGCCCTGAAATCACTTCGCCTAAATTTGGTTGTAATGTAATTTGAAATAATAAAGCAATTTGCTCAGGACGGGAATCCCCTTGACTTACCTTTCCTCTTATCACAATCGAGTGAATCAGGTCGCTTCCGAGTTTGCGACGAAGATGACGATGACGAACCGGAACCTACGTGTTGACCGTCATCACCGCCGGAATGCTCTTCCCCATTGTTGGTGCCACCGAAGAAATTTTGCGTGTAAGCAATTTCACTGTACGATTCCGTCATTGCCGCCGGGATATCCTCTACCTCATCCCCGTCTGGGACTTCGGTGGCCTCATTTTCCACCTCTCCATCCGGGTTTCTGGCTTGAAACTGAGGCGACTGATCGATAAATGGATTTCTAAGTTCACCAGACATCCAAACTAAATTAACCTTCGGAGATATCCAACTGTATGTAATCACAGTAACGTAACCGGAATATGTTACCACAATTCAACTTTGATTTATCATACTTTTTACATTAACAACACTGGGATTTTATTCgtattattttataaaatttattttcattcctAATCCTTTCACTAAATTCGTGAAGAAAAGAATGATTTTTCACGCGTCTTGTTTACATTCAGCACAGTACACACTGACAATTAGGGTGATCGAGAGGATATCAAGACGCGCGACGCGAATCGTATAACAAAAGTTCtcgcacagaaaaaaaaaagatttttaatcTTTGCCGTCCAAATTCCCCAAAGAATCCAATTGATTCCCAATTAATTCCAATTAATGATGCCTTTAGAGcctgttttttaaatttgaaacaaaacatcaaaaattACTACCTAATAGCTTATATTCTAATAAATTATGAGGTTTTTGATGTGATAAAATATTTTAGTCacaagataaacattgtcgctgtcgtcgctgtccgaaacattATTTGACAGttggtaccacacatgtttc
This genomic window from Armigeres subalbatus isolate Guangzhou_Male unplaced genomic scaffold, GZ_Asu_2 Contig205, whole genome shotgun sequence contains:
- the LOC134203672 gene encoding BLOC-1-related complex subunit 6-like, producing MSGELRNPFIDQSPQFQARNPDGEVENEATEVPDGDEVEDIPAAMTESYSEIAYTQNFFGGTNNGEEHSGGDDGQHVGSGSSSSSSSQTRKRPDSLDCDKRKDASFPYNLEGTVRVDGHMTHFVAENLEYKIKLASPVTVTRKDSSNPCGSRQSTPSAATGGLGGPGSSAYGLMPKPFMMPPHLHQIDPNVLNEIEREAQALAASVDNLTENLCSVLHSISSITADNVEIYKNAVTKLTDCMDANIKCMYTIMAKAEEISKAIKPAEALAARIREIKRLVDMFESYV